In Candidatus Binataceae bacterium, the DNA window GCGTTTCCTTCGGACAGGAGCGCACGATGGATTTCAGCTACAGCCCCGAGGAAGAGGCGTTCCGACTACGCGCGCGCCAGTGGCTGGAGGCCAACGCACCCAAGGGCATCGTCGATCGCGGCTTCGGCCTGCCCACCGACGCGGCCTCGATCCAGGCGCTCAAGGAATGGCAGCGGCGGCTGTTCGAGGCGGGCTTCCTCGGCCTCTCGTGGCCGGTCGAATACGGCGGCCAGGGCAAGACGATCGTATATGACGCGATCTTCAACGAGGAGGTCGCGCGTGCCCGCGCGCCGTCGCCGCTCAATCTGCTCGGGCTCTCGATGGGTGGGCCGACGATCCTCGAGCACGGAACGGACGAACAGAAACGGCGCTTTCTCACGAAAATTCTCTCCTGCGAGGAGATCTGGTGCCAGGGCTTTTCCGAGCCGGGCTCGGGTTCCGATCTCGCCGCGCTAACCACGCGCGCCGAGCCGCGCGGCGACGAGTTCGTCGTCAACGGCGCCAAGCTTTGGACTTCGCTGGGCCAGATCGCCGACTGGTGCATGCTGCTGGTGCGCACCGAGCCCGACCAGCCGAAGCATCGCGGGCTCAGCTACCTGCTGGTCGACATGCACAGTCCGGGCG includes these proteins:
- a CDS encoding acyl-CoA dehydrogenase family protein, whose translation is MDFSYSPEEEAFRLRARQWLEANAPKGIVDRGFGLPTDAASIQALKEWQRRLFEAGFLGLSWPVEYGGQGKTIVYDAIFNEEVARARAPSPLNLLGLSMGGPTILEHGTDEQKRRFLTKILSCEEIWCQGFSEPGSGSDLAALTTRAEPRGDEFVVNGAKLWTSLGQIADWCMLLVRTEPDQPKHRGLSYLLVDMHSPGVSVRPLRQMTGEEEFNQLFFDEVRVPRANLLGHQGGGWGVALTTLMNERATLALSIVARFRNTFEDLKALALRAIAERATPLDPRVIRQTLAQFYIDVESMKYLAYRNFSRLLRGGTPGPEGSISKLLWSELNQRMNEFALAIQGPAAMLVEGSPHAVEDGRWQYGTLRARGNTIEEGTSEIQRNIIAERLLGMPRGW